The following coding sequences lie in one Cannabis sativa cultivar Pink pepper isolate KNU-18-1 chromosome 5, ASM2916894v1, whole genome shotgun sequence genomic window:
- the LOC115716344 gene encoding sorbitol dehydrogenase, which produces MGKGGQSHGEIKDGEENMAAWLLGVNNLKIQPFTLPPLGPNDVRVRMKAVGICGSDVHFLKAMRLADFIVKEPMVLGHECAGIIEEVGSGVSTLVPGDRVALEPGISCWRCNLCIEGRYNLCPEMKFFATPPVHGSLANQVVHPADLCFKLPENVSLEEGAMCEPLSVGVHACRRANIGPETNVLIMGAGPIGLVTMLAARAFGTPRIVIVDVDDHRLSVAKNLGADETVKVSTNVQDIGEEVAQIHKAMIGGVDVSFDCVGFSKTMSTAMRATRAGGKVCLVGMGHTEMTVPLTPAAAREVDIIGIFRYKNTWPLCLEFLRSGKIDVKPLITHRFGFSQREVEEAFETSARGGTAIKVMFNL; this is translated from the exons atgggtaAGGGAGGACAGTCTCATGGTGAAATCAAAGATGGAGAAGAAAACATGGCTGCCTGGCTTCTTGGTGTAAACAATCTCAAGATTCAACCGTTCACTCTCCCACCTCTTG gACCTAATGATGTTAGAGTAAGGATGAAAGCTGTTGGCATATGTGGTAGTGATGTTCACTTTCTCAAG GCCATGAGATTAGCAGATTTCATTGTTAAAGAGCCCATGGTGCTCGGCCATGAGTGCGCCGGGATCATAGAAGAAGTTGGGAGTGGAGTGAGTACACTTGTGCCCGGTGACCGTGTTGCACTTGAGCCTGGAATCAGTTGCTGGAGGTGTAACCTTTGCATAGAAGGTCGATACAATCTATGCCCAGAGATGAAGTTTTTTGCAACCCCACCTGTTCATGGTTCTCTTGCCAATCAG GTAGTTCATCCAGCAGACCTATGCTTTAAGCTGCCAGAGAATGTCAGCTTGGAAGAAGGGGCAATGTGTGAACCCTTAAGTGTGGGTGTCCATGCTTGTCGCCGAGCCAATATCGGTCCAGAGACAAATGTTTTGATCATGGGAGCTGGACCAATTGGCCTAGTCACAATGCTCGCTGCCCGTGCTTTCGGGACTCCCAGAATTGTTATTGTCGATGTGGATGACCATCGTTTATCAGTTGCCAAGAATCTTGGTGCAGATGAAACTGTCAAAGTTTCAACAAATGTTCAG GATATAGGTGAAGAAGTGGCTCAGATACATAAAGCCATGATCGGTGGAGTGGATGTTTCTTTTGATTGTGTAGGCTTTAGCAAAACCATGTCAACAGCCATGAGGGCCACTCGTGCAGGCGGCAAAGTGTGCCTTGTGGGAATGGGCCACACTGAGATGACTGTTCCACTCACTCCAGCTGCTGCAAG GGAAGTTgatattattggtatttttcGGTACAAGAACACATGGCCACTATGCCTGGAGTTTTTAAGGAGTGGTAAGATTGATGTGAAGCCCCTTATAACTCACCGGTTTGGATTTTCTCAGAGAGAGGTGGAAGAAGCTTTTGAAACTAGTGCTCGTGGTGGTACTGCCATTAAAGTCATGTTTAATCTGTAG